A section of the Cololabis saira isolate AMF1-May2022 chromosome 6, fColSai1.1, whole genome shotgun sequence genome encodes:
- the asb11 gene encoding ankyrin repeat and SOCS box protein 11, with amino-acid sequence MAAVQTQGSSWSRPRQNPLHIYGGQACNSLMADSLSDRTPLHEAAYLGRLLHLRSLVAQGFHVDPLTMDGVSPLHEACLAGRYACAKFLLDNGANATAVTADGATPLFNSCRSGSAACVRLLLQHGAPIHASHQQASPLHEAAAKDHRECVELLLSRGAAIDLELPELGTPLYCACRAAAARCVEVLLRSGADVCAGRGQDRPLHAAVRWGGVKVVELLLDFGADGSRRNSEGRTPLDLSTPNSAVRFALQKRGPCSLSQLCRFCIRRSLGPSRFHRASSLFLPLRIKDFLLYQ; translated from the exons ATGGCTGCTGTTCAAACACAAGGCTCCTCATGGTCACGACCTCGGCAGAACCCTCTGCACATTTATGGGGGTCAAGCCTGCAACTCGTTgatggccg ACTCTTTGTCAGACAGAACTCCTCTCCATGAAGCAGCTTACCTGGGCAGACTCCTCCACCTGAGATCTCTCGTAGCGCAG GGTTTCCATGTAGATCCCCTCACCATGGACGGAGTCTCTCCTCTCCACGAGGCGTGTCTCGCCGGTCGTTATGCATGCGCCAAGTTCCTGCTGGACAACGGTGCAAAT gcaacggcaGTAACAGCAGATGGCGCCACACCCCTCTTCAATTCCTGCAGGAGTGGAAGTGCAGCCTGCGTTAGGCTGCTGTTGCAACACGGCGCCCCCATCCACGCCTCCCACCAGCAGGCTTCCCCCCTCCACGAGGCTGCAGccaaag ATCACAGGgagtgtgtggagctgctgctgtccCGTGGAGCTGCCATCGACctggagctgccggagctgggGACGCCGCTGTACTGCGCCTGCCGGGCCGCTGCTGCACGATGTGTGGAGGTGCTGCTGCGCTCAG GTGCCGATGTCTGCGCTGGACGTGGTCAGGACCGTCCTCTACATGCAGCGGTTCGCTGGGGAGGAGTGAAGGTGGTTGAGCTCCTGCTGGACTTCGGGGCCGACGGCTCCCGCAGGAACTCGGAGGGGAGGACTCCTCTGGACCTGTCCACGCCCAACAGCGCCGTTAGATTTGCGCTGCAGAAAAGAG GTCCCTGCTCTCTGTCTCAGTTGTGTCGCTTCTGCATCCGCCGAAGTCTCGGACCGAGTCGCTTTCACAGAGCTTCCAGTCTCTTCCTCCCGCTCAGGATCAAGGACTTCCTCCTCTACCAGTGA